Proteins encoded by one window of Massilia sp. NR 4-1:
- a CDS encoding GGDEF domain-containing protein codes for MNQRQILVLYSMGADSASLWQRQVHKGLYDELGSQQRGSTPAIFEERFDALRVGESASRESMAPYLRTKYANIKFDAIVTENYVAADFLDAHPGLFAGVPRYYVNHGKHDWTPLNATGLEVKSDFSRSIGLIPQTAPQVKRIVVVGDSSARVQGWIRSVRALEPQYAGRIAFEYWDDYLFEDLPQRAAGLDGSSALFIMGATRDRAGKLMPPPELARRLTQVSQAPIFTHIGSVVQPGVIGGYVVSGEHIGRAIARILLGQPGKSLDVQTYMFDYPTAQRFHIRNAPEGSVWLNRPHNVWDLYRWQIIAGLSLIGLEGVLITALVLALRDRRRTLATLNDERNSLEDRVLQRTLELLMANKKLEQLATTDPLTGIANRRKMTEQIVREIERARRFNHPLSMLMIDIDHFKRINDTYGHDAGDKAIVAVSMLLTESMRGIDMAARFGGEEFVLLMPETEAGVAVHVAERLREAAAGVRVGAEDGAAVALTVSIGVAALNLHEAADTSSAMLIRADKALYRAKKEGRNRVVRF; via the coding sequence GTGAACCAGAGACAGATTCTTGTGCTGTACTCCATGGGCGCCGACTCGGCTTCGCTCTGGCAACGCCAGGTGCATAAGGGCTTGTACGATGAACTTGGCAGCCAGCAGCGCGGCAGCACGCCGGCTATTTTCGAGGAGCGCTTCGACGCCCTGCGCGTGGGCGAAAGCGCCTCGCGCGAAAGCATGGCCCCCTATCTGCGCACCAAGTACGCCAATATCAAATTCGACGCCATCGTCACCGAGAACTATGTGGCGGCCGATTTCCTCGACGCCCATCCCGGCCTGTTCGCCGGCGTGCCGCGCTACTACGTCAACCACGGCAAGCATGACTGGACCCCGCTCAACGCCACCGGCCTGGAAGTGAAAAGCGATTTCTCGCGCTCCATCGGGCTGATCCCGCAGACCGCGCCCCAGGTCAAGCGCATCGTGGTGGTCGGCGACAGCAGCGCGCGCGTGCAGGGCTGGATACGCAGCGTGCGCGCGCTGGAGCCGCAGTACGCCGGCCGCATCGCCTTCGAATACTGGGACGACTATCTGTTTGAAGACCTGCCGCAGCGCGCGGCGGGACTGGACGGCAGCAGCGCCCTCTTCATCATGGGCGCCACGCGCGACCGCGCCGGCAAGCTGATGCCGCCGCCGGAACTGGCGCGCCGCCTGACCCAGGTATCGCAGGCGCCGATCTTCACCCATATCGGTTCGGTGGTGCAGCCGGGCGTGATCGGCGGCTACGTGGTCAGCGGCGAACATATCGGCCGCGCCATCGCGCGCATCCTGCTCGGACAGCCCGGCAAAAGCCTCGATGTGCAAACCTACATGTTCGACTATCCGACCGCGCAGCGCTTCCATATCCGCAATGCGCCGGAAGGCTCGGTGTGGCTGAACCGGCCGCACAATGTCTGGGACCTGTACCGCTGGCAGATCATCGCGGGCCTCAGCCTGATCGGGCTGGAAGGCGTGCTGATTACCGCCCTGGTGCTGGCCCTGCGCGACCGCCGCCGCACGCTGGCGACGCTGAACGACGAGCGCAACAGCCTGGAAGACCGCGTCCTGCAGCGCACGCTGGAACTGCTGATGGCGAACAAGAAACTGGAGCAGTTGGCCACCACCGACCCGCTGACCGGCATCGCCAACCGGCGCAAGATGACCGAGCAGATCGTGCGCGAAATCGAAAGGGCGCGCCGCTTCAACCATCCGCTGTCGATGCTGATGATCGACATCGACCACTTCAAGCGCATCAACGATACCTACGGCCACGATGCGGGCGACAAGGCGATTGTGGCGGTGTCCATGCTGCTGACCGAATCCATGCGCGGCATCGACATGGCGGCACGCTTCGGCGGCGAGGAGTTCGTGCTGCTGATGCCGGAAACCGAGGCCGGCGTGGCCGTGCATGTGGCCGAGCGCCTGCGCGAGGCGGCGGCCGGCGTGCGCGTGGGCGCCGAGGATGGCGCGGCGGTGGCGCTGACGGTCAGCATCGGCGTGGCCGCGCTCAATCTGCACGAGGCGGCGGACACCTCGTCGGCCATGCTGATCCGGGCCGACAAAGCGCTTTACCGCGCCAAAAAAGAAGGTCGCAACCGCGTGGTGAGATTTTAG
- a CDS encoding glycosyltransferase family 9 protein, whose amino-acid sequence MIVSTPLFRELKAAWPDAVLDVVASSVNQDIVRDCPHVRQTILWDRRGVWNSLRIVRRLRRERYDLILSMSLRFSPAFQLYLKMLGARHLHGPRVAKYGTHTGNLGMYDHTIEYPSDRHILATYFESLGDFKPANIDYRYELYNVDAYAEKANAFVAGLKEHRKGLVCVNYQGSCANRVLPKDDTEALCRRLADRYPDHAVIVLYPPGDRERAAAVVAGSARANVMLSFPTEHVLELAALVRECDLVVSPDTAVIHIASVYNKKVLGFYVNSGNHRWFYPMCERFRIMLSPTDRITAIDRTAAFAAIDELMAA is encoded by the coding sequence ATGATCGTTTCCACGCCGCTGTTCCGCGAACTGAAGGCGGCCTGGCCGGACGCGGTCCTCGACGTGGTGGCCAGCAGCGTCAACCAGGATATCGTGCGCGACTGCCCGCACGTGCGCCAGACCATCCTGTGGGACCGGCGCGGCGTCTGGAACAGCCTGCGCATCGTGCGGCGGCTGCGGCGCGAACGCTACGACCTGATTCTCAGCATGTCGCTGCGCTTCTCGCCGGCCTTCCAGCTTTACCTCAAGATGCTGGGCGCGCGCCATCTGCACGGCCCGCGCGTCGCCAAGTACGGCACCCACACCGGCAATCTTGGCATGTACGACCACACCATCGAGTACCCGAGCGACCGCCACATCCTGGCGACTTATTTTGAGTCGCTGGGCGATTTCAAGCCGGCCAATATCGACTACCGCTATGAGCTGTATAACGTCGATGCCTATGCCGAAAAAGCCAACGCCTTTGTCGCCGGACTGAAGGAGCACCGCAAGGGACTGGTCTGCGTCAACTACCAAGGCAGCTGCGCCAATCGCGTCCTGCCCAAGGACGATACCGAAGCCTTGTGCCGGCGGCTGGCCGACCGCTATCCCGACCACGCCGTCATCGTGCTCTATCCCCCGGGCGACCGCGAACGGGCCGCCGCCGTGGTGGCGGGCAGCGCGCGCGCCAATGTCATGCTGTCCTTCCCGACCGAGCATGTGCTGGAACTGGCCGCCCTGGTGCGCGAGTGCGACCTGGTGGTGTCGCCCGACACGGCCGTCATCCACATCGCCTCGGTCTACAACAAGAAAGTGCTGGGTTTTTACGTCAACAGCGGCAACCACCGCTGGTTCTACCCGATGTGCGAGCGCTTCCGCATCATGCTGTCGCCGACCGACCGCATCACCGCGATCGACCGCACGGCGGCGTTTGCCGCCATCGATGAACTGATGGCGGCCTGA
- a CDS encoding ABC transporter permease has product MKIPFSYIARNLWTRRLTTALTAGGLALVVFVFATVLMLDEGLRTTLVTTGEYDNVVLIRRAAETEVQSGVERRQASIAGSHAALALGADGSPLLSKETVVLISLVKRGSDKPSNVVIRGIGRQGMALRPQVKLTQGRMFRPGASEIIAGASIARRFAGAGIGESLRFGQREWTVVGLFDAGNSGFDSEIWGDAEQLMQAFRRNAYSSVIARLNDGSRFEAYKQEIEADPRLTLEAKREQVFYSDQSRALSNFISILGMVLSVIFSIGAMIGATITMYASVASRVGEIGTLRALGFQRRSILAAFLAEAMLLAVLGGAVGLFFASFMQFISFSTTNFQSFAELAFGFRLNPAIVLKTLVFSLLMGLVGGFLPALRAARMQIVDALRAA; this is encoded by the coding sequence ATGAAAATCCCCTTCTCCTATATCGCGCGCAATCTCTGGACCAGGCGCCTGACCACGGCGCTCACGGCCGGCGGCCTGGCCCTGGTGGTGTTCGTCTTCGCCACGGTGCTGATGCTGGACGAAGGCCTGCGCACCACCCTCGTCACCACCGGCGAATACGACAATGTGGTGCTGATACGGCGCGCGGCCGAAACCGAGGTGCAGAGCGGCGTGGAGCGGCGCCAGGCCAGCATCGCCGGCAGCCATGCCGCGCTGGCCCTGGGCGCGGACGGTTCGCCGCTGCTGTCGAAGGAAACGGTGGTGCTGATTTCCCTGGTCAAGCGCGGCTCGGACAAGCCCTCCAATGTGGTGATACGCGGCATCGGCCGGCAAGGCATGGCGCTGCGGCCGCAAGTGAAGCTGACCCAGGGCCGCATGTTCCGTCCCGGCGCCTCCGAAATCATCGCCGGCGCCAGCATCGCGCGCCGCTTTGCCGGCGCGGGCATCGGCGAAAGCCTGCGCTTCGGCCAGCGCGAATGGACCGTGGTCGGCCTGTTCGATGCCGGCAACAGCGGCTTTGACTCGGAAATCTGGGGCGACGCCGAGCAATTGATGCAAGCCTTCCGCCGCAACGCCTATTCCTCGGTGATCGCGCGCCTGAACGACGGCAGCCGCTTCGAAGCCTACAAGCAGGAGATCGAGGCCGATCCGCGCCTGACGCTGGAGGCCAAGCGCGAGCAGGTGTTCTACTCCGACCAGTCGAGAGCCCTGTCCAACTTCATCAGCATCCTCGGCATGGTGCTGTCGGTGATCTTCTCGATCGGCGCCATGATCGGCGCCACCATCACCATGTATGCCTCGGTCGCCAGCCGCGTCGGCGAAATCGGCACCTTGCGCGCGCTGGGCTTCCAGCGCCGCAGCATCCTCGCCGCCTTCCTGGCCGAGGCCATGCTGCTGGCCGTGCTGGGCGGGGCGGTGGGCCTGTTCTTCGCTTCATTCATGCAATTCATCTCCTTCTCCACCACCAACTTCCAATCCTTCGCCGAACTGGCTTTCGGCTTCCGCCTGAACCCGGCGATTGTGCTCAAAACCCTTGTGTTTTCGCTGCTCATGGGCTTGGTCGGCGGCTTCCTGCCGGCCCTGCGCGCGGCCCGCATGCAGATCGTCGATGCACTAAGAGCGGCCTGA